The Carnobacterium mobile DSM 4848 genome includes a window with the following:
- a CDS encoding proline--tRNA ligase, translated as MKQSKLFVPTLRETPNDAEVLSHQLLLRAGYIRQISSGVYSYLPLANRVLEKIKTIIREEFEKIDAVEMLMPSLLPRELWEESGRYETYGDDLMKLSDRHGRDYLLGPTHEEAFTALIRDEIASYKRLPLSLYQIQTKFRDEKRPRSGLLRGREFLMKDAYSFHDSYESLDKTYLDFETAYTRIFERCGLDFRGIIGDAGAMGGSDSKEFMAISDSGEDTIAYSDSSDYAANLEMATSFYMRKKSHEIEKELEKIATPDSKTVEEVAAFLKVETRDVMKSLLFIADGSPILVVIRGDHEVNEVKLKNFLQADFLELATDEEAETYLGVNFGSIGPVGVHKDIRVLGDVYVQDMANAVTGANEAGYHYVNVNPERDLSVEAYVDLRFVQEGELSPDGQGVLKFAKGIEIGHIFKLGTRYSEAMGATVLDKNGRSIPVIMGCYGIGVSRLLSAIAEQQSDESGLNWPRQLAPYELHLVPVNMKSAEQVNLSEELYQILQEAGFSVLMDDRTERVGVKFADSDLIGLPIRITVGKKAVDDIVEVKIRKTGETIEVRKDEMVATMGILLNPENN; from the coding sequence ATGAAACAATCGAAACTATTTGTGCCAACTTTAAGAGAAACTCCTAATGACGCAGAAGTGTTGAGTCATCAGTTATTATTAAGAGCGGGGTATATCAGACAAATTTCTAGTGGGGTTTATAGCTATTTGCCATTAGCTAACCGAGTGTTAGAAAAAATAAAAACGATTATCCGCGAAGAATTTGAAAAAATTGACGCGGTTGAAATGCTGATGCCGTCTCTTTTACCACGCGAATTATGGGAAGAATCGGGACGTTATGAAACCTATGGAGACGATCTAATGAAATTATCTGATCGTCACGGACGAGATTATTTACTAGGACCAACGCATGAAGAAGCTTTCACTGCATTGATTCGCGATGAAATAGCTTCTTATAAACGTTTGCCTTTATCGTTATATCAAATTCAAACAAAATTCCGTGATGAAAAACGACCACGTTCTGGGTTGTTAAGAGGACGAGAATTTCTTATGAAAGATGCCTATTCTTTTCATGACAGCTATGAAAGTTTGGATAAAACGTATTTGGACTTTGAAACTGCGTATACACGTATTTTTGAACGCTGTGGATTAGATTTTAGAGGGATCATTGGAGATGCTGGCGCAATGGGCGGCAGCGATTCGAAAGAATTTATGGCGATCTCTGATTCTGGCGAAGACACTATTGCTTATTCAGATTCAAGTGATTATGCCGCTAACTTAGAAATGGCCACTAGTTTTTATATGCGGAAGAAATCGCATGAAATTGAAAAAGAGCTGGAAAAAATTGCTACACCTGATAGTAAAACAGTGGAAGAAGTAGCAGCATTTTTGAAAGTAGAGACACGTGATGTGATGAAGAGTTTGTTGTTTATTGCAGACGGTTCTCCAATTTTAGTTGTTATCCGCGGCGATCATGAAGTCAACGAGGTAAAATTAAAGAACTTCTTACAGGCAGACTTTTTAGAGTTGGCTACAGATGAAGAAGCGGAAACCTATTTGGGTGTTAATTTTGGTTCGATTGGACCAGTTGGTGTTCATAAAGACATACGTGTATTAGGTGATGTGTATGTGCAAGATATGGCTAATGCGGTAACTGGAGCCAATGAAGCTGGCTACCATTACGTGAACGTTAACCCTGAACGCGATTTATCAGTAGAAGCTTATGTTGACTTGCGTTTTGTGCAAGAAGGCGAACTGTCCCCTGACGGACAAGGCGTATTGAAATTTGCTAAAGGAATTGAAATCGGACATATTTTCAAATTAGGTACTCGTTATTCTGAAGCAATGGGAGCGACTGTTTTAGACAAAAATGGACGTTCTATCCCTGTGATCATGGGTTGTTATGGAATCGGAGTCAGCCGCTTGCTTTCAGCTATTGCTGAACAACAAAGTGACGAAAGTGGATTGAATTGGCCGCGTCAATTAGCACCTTACGAGTTGCATTTGGTGCCGGTTAATATGAAATCTGCAGAACAAGTCAACCTATCAGAGGAACTATACCAGATTTTACAAGAAGCCGGATTTTCCGTTTTAATGGATGATCGTACAGAACGAGTAGGTGTCAAATTTGCAGATTCTGATTTGATTGGTTTGCCTATTCGGATCACAGTAGGTAAAAAAGCTGTAGATGATATCGTAGAAGTAAAAATCCGTAAAACAGGTGAGACTATTGAAGTGCGTAAAGACGAAATGGTCGCAACAATGGGGATTTTATTGAACCCTGAAAATAACTAA
- a CDS encoding PolC-type DNA polymerase III, producing the protein MSLNQEELFHKLLEQIGLDQAVEYRSYFEKAQIQKVTVHKLSKTWHFQFQFEDILPFEVYQLLSEKLQLAFNSIAAIEVSIVTYNPTVTVEKLEHYWATAVKKSGVSSPLCDRPFQEQFPMMEGKKILFLVENEVVKSHLVNQYLPPVELAYQKLGFPAFKIEPIIDEVIHEQKITEFKAKKEEADALLSIRASENLKKAEEEKKRHKDMGIESVMKGPIVLGRKITDKEEIKQMDQILEEERRVTIEGFVFDVEIRVLRSERQLMIIKITDYTSSFTVKKFSNSPEDEAAFAALKKGLWVKARGSVQEDNFMRDLVLNAQDITECFHEERKDTAAEGHKRVEMHLHSNMSTMDATNNVTDLVAQAAKWGHPAIAITDHAGAQSFPDAFHAGQKHGVKILYGIEANIVDDGVPIAYNSQNIELSEATYIVFDVETTGLSAVYNKIIELSAVKMYKGNVIEKFEQFIDPGHPLSQTTINLTGITDDMVRGSKTEKEVLQLFKEFSDEYVLVAHNASFDMGFLNTSNVRNGLPEADNPVIDTLELSRFLHPQLKSHRLNTLAKKYGVALEQHHRAIYDAETTGYLCWLFLKEAEEDHEIVNHNQLNDRIGEGDAYKRARPFHATIIATTQDGLKNLFKLISLSMTQYFFRSPRIPRSELIKLREGLIVGSACSQGEVFEAMMQKGVEEAKNKAKFYDFLEVMPKEVYAPLIEQELVNSEADLEEIIRNMIQIGDELAIPVVATGNVHYLNPEDYIYRKILINSQGGANPLNRSELPKVHFRTTDEMLAAFGFLGKETAHKIVVENTQLIAERVEELTPVKTDLYTPKIEGSEEEIRQLSYNEAHRLYGNPLPEIIEKRLEKELTSIIGNGFSVIYLISQKLVHKSVSDGYLVGSRGSVGSSFVATMTGITEVNPMPPHYRCPECKYSEFFTDGSVGSGYDLPEKNCPHCHVRLHKDGHDIPFETFLGFNGDKVPDIDLNFSGDYQAKAHDYTKVLFGDDYVYRAGTIGTVADRTAFGYVKAYERDQNLSLRAAEIDRLAKGSTGVKRTTGQHPGGIIVIPDYMDVYDFTPIQFPADAQDSEWKTTHFDFHSIHDNVLKLDILGHDDPTVIRMLQDLSGIDPITIPTDDPEVMKIFGGTEVLGVSPEQIQSKTGTLGIPEFGTRFVRGMLEQTKPTTFAELLQISGLSHGTDVWLGNAEELIRENNIPLSEVIGCRDDIMVYLMHNGVEDGLAFKIMESVRKGKGIPDDWQKSMRNEKVPEWYIDSCLKIKYMFPKAHAAAYVLMALRVAYYKVHFPILYYAAYFSVRATDFDLVSMCQGKESIKVKMKEITDKGLDASTKEKNVLTVLELANEMVERGMTFKMIDLDKSDATDFVIDGNSLIAPFRAVPSLGANVAKQIVVARQEKPFLSKEDLSKRGKVSKTVIEYMNENGVLKGLPDENQLSLFDLF; encoded by the coding sequence ATGAGTTTAAATCAAGAAGAATTATTTCACAAATTACTAGAACAAATAGGATTGGATCAAGCAGTCGAGTACCGGTCTTATTTTGAAAAAGCGCAAATTCAAAAAGTTACGGTGCATAAATTATCTAAAACATGGCATTTTCAATTTCAATTTGAAGATATTTTACCATTTGAGGTATATCAGTTATTATCTGAAAAACTGCAGCTTGCGTTTAATTCAATCGCTGCTATTGAAGTTTCCATTGTAACCTATAACCCTACTGTAACTGTCGAAAAGCTGGAACATTATTGGGCAACAGCAGTTAAAAAAAGCGGCGTTTCTTCTCCGCTCTGTGATCGGCCTTTTCAAGAACAGTTTCCCATGATGGAAGGGAAAAAAATTCTCTTTTTAGTAGAAAATGAAGTTGTAAAGAGTCATTTAGTCAATCAGTATTTGCCGCCTGTAGAACTTGCCTATCAAAAATTAGGTTTTCCAGCATTTAAAATAGAACCTATTATTGATGAAGTTATTCATGAACAAAAAATTACTGAATTCAAAGCTAAAAAAGAAGAAGCTGATGCTCTTTTAAGTATTCGTGCCAGCGAAAACTTGAAAAAAGCAGAGGAAGAAAAAAAACGCCATAAAGATATGGGTATCGAATCGGTCATGAAAGGACCAATTGTTTTAGGCCGTAAAATCACGGATAAAGAAGAAATAAAACAAATGGATCAAATTTTAGAAGAAGAAAGACGGGTTACAATCGAAGGATTTGTATTTGATGTGGAAATACGTGTGTTGCGTTCTGAACGCCAGCTGATGATTATTAAGATAACGGATTATACTTCTTCGTTTACGGTGAAAAAGTTTTCAAATTCACCAGAAGACGAAGCCGCTTTTGCCGCTTTGAAAAAAGGATTGTGGGTTAAAGCTCGCGGCAGCGTTCAAGAAGATAACTTTATGCGCGACTTAGTTTTAAATGCCCAAGATATTACTGAATGTTTTCATGAGGAACGAAAAGATACGGCAGCTGAAGGCCATAAGCGTGTTGAAATGCATCTACATAGCAATATGAGCACAATGGATGCCACAAATAATGTGACTGATTTAGTAGCTCAAGCCGCAAAATGGGGCCATCCGGCAATTGCTATCACAGATCATGCGGGCGCCCAATCTTTTCCAGATGCTTTCCATGCAGGACAAAAACATGGAGTGAAAATTTTATACGGTATTGAAGCGAACATTGTGGATGATGGGGTTCCGATTGCTTACAACTCCCAAAATATTGAATTGAGTGAAGCAACTTATATTGTCTTTGACGTAGAAACGACCGGTTTATCAGCTGTTTATAACAAAATTATTGAGCTATCGGCTGTTAAAATGTATAAAGGGAATGTAATCGAAAAATTTGAACAGTTCATAGATCCAGGACATCCTTTATCCCAAACAACGATTAATTTAACGGGTATTACAGATGATATGGTAAGAGGATCAAAAACTGAAAAAGAAGTGTTGCAATTATTTAAAGAGTTCTCTGATGAATATGTTTTAGTCGCCCATAATGCCAGTTTTGATATGGGATTTTTAAATACAAGCAATGTCCGGAACGGGTTACCAGAAGCTGATAATCCTGTTATCGATACGTTGGAGCTTTCCAGGTTTTTGCACCCTCAATTAAAAAGCCATCGCTTAAATACGTTGGCTAAAAAATATGGCGTCGCATTAGAGCAGCATCACCGAGCAATTTATGATGCGGAAACAACAGGCTATTTGTGTTGGCTGTTTTTAAAAGAAGCAGAAGAAGACCATGAAATAGTCAATCATAATCAATTAAATGACCGTATTGGAGAAGGAGATGCTTATAAACGAGCACGGCCTTTCCATGCAACCATTATCGCCACAACTCAAGACGGTTTGAAAAACTTATTTAAATTGATTTCGTTATCCATGACTCAATACTTTTTCAGAAGTCCGCGTATTCCGCGTTCAGAATTGATAAAATTGCGCGAAGGGTTGATTGTAGGTTCTGCTTGCAGTCAAGGAGAAGTTTTTGAAGCTATGATGCAAAAAGGGGTTGAAGAAGCAAAAAATAAAGCGAAGTTTTATGATTTTTTAGAAGTGATGCCAAAAGAAGTCTATGCACCTTTGATTGAACAAGAATTAGTCAATTCAGAGGCTGATTTAGAAGAGATCATTCGAAATATGATCCAAATAGGCGATGAATTAGCTATTCCAGTAGTTGCTACAGGGAATGTTCATTATTTGAATCCAGAAGATTACATTTACCGTAAAATTCTGATTAACTCGCAAGGCGGAGCTAATCCATTAAACCGAAGCGAATTACCAAAAGTTCATTTCAGAACAACTGATGAAATGCTTGCAGCTTTTGGCTTTTTAGGAAAAGAAACAGCTCATAAAATCGTTGTAGAAAATACGCAACTGATAGCAGAACGGGTAGAAGAGCTCACACCTGTAAAAACAGATTTATATACTCCGAAAATTGAAGGTTCTGAGGAAGAGATACGACAATTAAGTTACAATGAAGCCCATCGACTGTATGGTAATCCTTTGCCAGAGATTATTGAAAAACGGTTAGAAAAAGAGTTAACAAGTATTATTGGAAATGGGTTTTCTGTTATTTATTTGATCTCGCAAAAATTAGTGCATAAAAGTGTATCAGATGGTTATTTGGTTGGTTCCCGAGGCTCAGTCGGCTCAAGCTTTGTAGCTACGATGACAGGAATTACAGAAGTTAACCCAATGCCGCCGCATTACCGCTGTCCAGAATGTAAATATTCAGAATTCTTTACAGACGGCTCAGTCGGCTCAGGTTATGACTTGCCAGAAAAGAATTGTCCGCATTGTCACGTTAGGTTGCATAAAGATGGACACGATATTCCTTTTGAAACGTTTTTAGGTTTTAACGGAGACAAGGTTCCTGATATTGATTTAAACTTCTCAGGAGATTATCAAGCAAAAGCGCATGATTATACAAAAGTACTGTTTGGTGACGATTATGTTTATCGTGCAGGAACGATTGGCACAGTAGCTGACAGGACTGCTTTCGGTTATGTAAAAGCTTATGAACGAGACCAGAATTTAAGTTTGCGTGCAGCAGAAATCGATCGTTTGGCAAAAGGTTCGACCGGTGTTAAACGAACGACTGGACAACATCCGGGAGGTATTATTGTTATTCCGGACTACATGGATGTTTATGATTTTACTCCTATTCAATTCCCGGCTGATGCGCAAGATTCTGAATGGAAAACGACTCATTTTGATTTTCATTCAATCCATGATAATGTATTGAAATTGGATATACTGGGACACGATGATCCCACTGTGATCAGGATGCTGCAAGACTTATCCGGTATCGATCCAATAACGATTCCAACAGATGATCCAGAAGTGATGAAAATATTTGGCGGAACAGAGGTATTAGGTGTATCACCTGAACAAATCCAATCCAAAACGGGTACATTAGGTATCCCGGAATTTGGGACACGATTTGTTCGAGGAATGTTGGAACAAACAAAACCAACGACCTTTGCGGAATTGCTGCAAATTTCTGGGTTATCACATGGTACGGACGTTTGGCTGGGTAACGCAGAAGAACTGATTCGCGAAAACAATATCCCTTTGTCTGAAGTAATCGGTTGTCGTGATGATATCATGGTTTATCTAATGCACAATGGCGTAGAAGACGGATTAGCTTTTAAAATCATGGAATCTGTCCGTAAAGGAAAAGGTATTCCTGATGATTGGCAGAAATCGATGCGTAATGAAAAAGTCCCAGAATGGTATATTGATTCTTGTTTGAAAATCAAATACATGTTCCCTAAAGCTCATGCTGCGGCGTATGTTTTGATGGCTTTGCGGGTTGCATATTATAAAGTGCATTTTCCTATTTTGTATTATGCTGCTTATTTTTCTGTACGGGCAACAGATTTTGATTTGGTTTCTATGTGCCAGGGAAAAGAATCCATTAAAGTAAAGATGAAAGAAATTACGGATAAAGGCTTAGATGCTTCAACGAAAGAGAAAAACGTTTTAACTGTTTTAGAGCTAGCGAATGAGATGGTAGAACGAGGCATGACCTTTAAAATGATCGATTTGGATAAATCAGATGCTACAGACTTCGTTATTGATGGCAACTCCTTAATTGCTCCTTTCAGAGCTGTTCCAAGCCTAGGCGCAAACGTAGCTAAGCAAATCGTTGTAGCTAGACAAGAAAAACCGTTTTTATCTAAAGAAGATTTAAGTAAGCGTGGAAAAGTATCAAAAACTGTTATTGAGTACATGAATGAAAATGGTGTTTTGAAAGGTCTGCCTGATGAAAATCAATTGTCGTTATTCGATTTGTTTTAA
- the rimP gene encoding ribosome maturation factor RimP, giving the protein MTSVVETVSEIVQPIVDDFQFELVDIEFVREGKNWFLRVYIDKPTGIDLEDCALVSEKISEKMDAMNPDPIPQAYFLEVSSPGAERPLKKEEDYTNAIGEFIHISLYESVDGEKAYEGTLKEVTEDTLILAVRIKTRVKEIEFDRKKIAKARLAIQF; this is encoded by the coding sequence GTGACAAGTGTGGTTGAAACGGTTAGTGAAATTGTCCAACCCATCGTTGACGACTTTCAATTCGAATTAGTTGACATAGAATTTGTTAGAGAAGGCAAAAATTGGTTTTTACGTGTATATATTGATAAACCGACGGGAATTGATCTAGAGGATTGCGCATTAGTCAGTGAGAAAATCAGTGAAAAAATGGACGCGATGAATCCTGATCCAATTCCTCAAGCTTATTTTTTGGAAGTTTCTTCACCAGGAGCTGAAAGGCCCTTAAAAAAAGAAGAAGACTACACGAATGCTATTGGCGAGTTTATTCATATCTCGTTATATGAATCAGTGGATGGCGAAAAAGCTTATGAAGGAACGTTAAAAGAAGTGACAGAAGATACGTTAATTTTAGCTGTCCGAATCAAAACACGCGTAAAAGAAATTGAATTTGATCGTAAAAAAATTGCTAAAGCTAGATTAGCAATCCAATTTTAA
- the nusA gene encoding transcription termination factor NusA, with protein sequence MSKEMLHALDILEQEKGVAKEIVIEALEAALVSAYKRNYGQAQNVEVEFDMKKGDMHVYAIKEVVDVVFDSRLEVSMEEALDINKAYELGDTIRFEVTPKDFGRIAAQTAKQVIMQRVREAERNIIYNEFIAYENDIMQGIVERQDHRYIYVNLGKIEAVLSKQEQIPNEVYKPHDRIKVYVTKVENTSKGPQIFVSRSHPDLLKRLFEQEVPEIYDGIVEIKSVAREAGDRAKVAVMSRDENIDPVGTCVGPKGQRVQAIVNELKGENMDIVEWDADPATFIANALNPAQVVNVTFNEKEGSCVVVVPDYQLSLAIGKRGQNARLAAKLTGYKIDIKSESDMQDALAAEEEAGLVETADYAESLEETLSAEQENSITEVIDSIEDQEDFASDLRIDDDVEEGVLDPEEAEEMIELAEDEDHVEE encoded by the coding sequence ATGAGCAAAGAAATGTTGCATGCTCTTGATATTTTAGAACAAGAAAAAGGTGTAGCTAAAGAAATCGTAATTGAAGCTTTAGAAGCTGCATTAGTTTCTGCATATAAAAGAAATTATGGACAAGCGCAAAACGTTGAAGTCGAATTTGATATGAAAAAAGGCGACATGCATGTGTATGCTATAAAAGAAGTCGTTGATGTTGTATTCGACTCGCGTTTAGAAGTCAGCATGGAAGAAGCTTTAGATATCAATAAAGCTTATGAATTAGGCGACACGATTCGTTTTGAAGTGACTCCAAAAGACTTCGGTCGCATTGCAGCACAAACAGCAAAGCAAGTTATTATGCAACGTGTTCGTGAAGCAGAAAGAAATATTATTTATAACGAATTTATTGCCTATGAGAATGATATTATGCAAGGAATCGTTGAACGACAAGATCACCGTTATATCTATGTCAATCTTGGAAAGATTGAAGCGGTCTTATCAAAACAAGAACAAATTCCTAATGAAGTATATAAACCACATGACCGTATCAAAGTTTATGTCACTAAAGTTGAAAATACATCAAAAGGACCCCAAATTTTTGTTAGCCGCAGTCATCCAGACTTACTAAAACGTTTATTTGAACAAGAAGTTCCAGAAATTTATGATGGAATTGTTGAAATCAAATCAGTTGCACGTGAAGCTGGTGATCGTGCCAAAGTAGCCGTAATGTCTAGAGATGAAAATATTGATCCTGTTGGAACGTGTGTCGGGCCTAAAGGACAACGTGTTCAAGCGATAGTAAATGAATTAAAAGGTGAAAACATGGATATCGTTGAGTGGGACGCTGATCCAGCTACTTTTATCGCCAATGCTTTAAATCCTGCTCAAGTTGTTAATGTGACATTCAATGAAAAAGAAGGCAGCTGTGTTGTCGTCGTTCCTGATTATCAATTGTCTTTGGCAATTGGCAAACGCGGTCAAAATGCGCGGTTAGCTGCAAAATTAACAGGTTATAAAATTGACATCAAATCAGAATCAGATATGCAAGACGCTCTTGCTGCTGAAGAAGAAGCAGGTCTGGTAGAAACTGCAGATTATGCAGAAAGCCTGGAAGAAACACTCAGTGCAGAACAAGAAAACAGCATCACAGAAGTCATTGACTCAATTGAAGATCAAGAAGATTTTGCATCTGATCTTAGAATTGATGACGATGTGGAAGAAGGCGTCTTAGATCCAGAAGAAGCTGAAGAAATGATAGAACTAGCAGAAGACGAAGATCATGTCGAAGAATAA
- the rnpM gene encoding RNase P modulator RnpM — MQKRKIPMRKCVVSNEMKPKKEMIRIVKNKEGEISIDPSGKKPGRGAYVSIEPVVVQLAWDKHLLDRTFETTLDDAFYQELLDYVTHQKARMSL, encoded by the coding sequence ATGCAAAAACGTAAAATACCAATGCGCAAATGTGTTGTTTCCAATGAAATGAAACCTAAAAAAGAGATGATTCGGATCGTGAAAAACAAAGAAGGCGAAATTAGTATTGACCCAAGTGGCAAAAAACCAGGACGTGGAGCTTATGTATCTATTGAACCTGTTGTTGTTCAACTTGCTTGGGACAAACATCTTCTGGACCGTACTTTTGAAACAACTTTAGATGATGCGTTTTATCAGGAATTACTTGATTATGTAACTCACCAAAAAGCGCGGATGAGCTTATGA
- a CDS encoding L7Ae/L30e/S12e/Gadd45 family ribosomal protein gives MNQDQKVLNLLGMAMKAGKLVTGEDLTLKEIRKEQAKVVLVAVDASEKTKKKISDKCRHYQTPFVVHFTKAELSQAIGKDRTICTTTDNGFGKKFRELLIN, from the coding sequence ATGAACCAAGACCAAAAAGTGTTAAATCTTTTGGGCATGGCTATGAAAGCTGGGAAACTAGTTACCGGAGAAGATTTGACTTTAAAAGAAATTAGAAAAGAACAAGCTAAAGTTGTTCTTGTTGCTGTAGATGCCAGTGAAAAAACGAAAAAGAAAATCTCGGATAAATGTCGTCATTATCAAACTCCATTCGTTGTTCATTTTACAAAAGCAGAATTAAGTCAGGCAATCGGAAAAGACCGTACAATATGTACAACAACGGATAATGGCTTTGGGAAGAAGTTCCGGGAATTATTAATAAATTAA
- the infB gene encoding translation initiation factor IF-2, which produces MANLRVYEYAKKHDIPTKKVIEKAKELGIDYNSHMSSMEDKQVAMLNDTFAANKKRNSPNMTKQEETQKNTTQKGGKSIVNKKNQSNKPTTPTTKPTQGNKPAASKKTAQPAAKPADKKVNTVAKRTTNPVEQRTTTAGPGGNKRGGYRGSQGTHGGFNKRKKKGKKGETKPVAPPVPRKFKELPEVLVYSDGMTVADISKKIYREPAEIIKKLFLLGVVATLNQSLSKDAIELLAAEYGIEAEEKVEVDVSDLDVYFEQEKSEAHLATRPPVVTIMGHVDHGKTTLLDSLRNTKVSLGEAGGITQHIGAYQVQSNGKTITFLDTPGHAAFTTMRARGADVTDITIIVVAADDGVMPQTVEAINHAKAAEVPIIVAVNKVDKPTANPERVMQELTEYGLIPESWGGDTIFVEISAKFGQNLDELLEMILLVAEVEDLKADPKRLAIGSVIEARLDKSKGPIATLLVQEGTLRVGDPIVVGNTYGRVRVMVNELGRRVKTAGPSTPVEITGLNAAPQAGDQFVVFEDEKTARTVGETRAQKAMASQRLATNRVTLDNLFSSLEEGELKEVNVIIKADVQGSAEALSSSLQKIEVEGVRVKIIHTAVGAINESDITLAAASNAIIIGFNVRPTPQAKEQAEQEKIDIRLHRIIYNAIDEIETAMKGMLDPEYEEQVTGQVVVRETFKVSKVGTIAGGFVTEGHISRNSSVRLIRDNIVIFEGELASLKRFKDDAKEVKKGFECGFMIKDYNDLQVDDVVEAYEMVEIKRK; this is translated from the coding sequence ATGGCTAATTTGCGTGTGTACGAATATGCAAAAAAACACGATATTCCTACTAAAAAGGTAATTGAAAAAGCCAAAGAGTTAGGAATCGACTATAATAGTCACATGTCTTCCATGGAAGACAAACAAGTTGCGATGCTAAATGATACATTTGCTGCAAACAAGAAAAGGAATTCACCTAATATGACAAAACAAGAAGAAACACAAAAAAATACAACACAAAAAGGCGGTAAGAGTATAGTAAATAAAAAGAATCAATCCAATAAACCAACAACACCAACCACTAAACCAACACAAGGCAATAAACCTGCTGCAAGTAAAAAAACAGCACAACCAGCAGCTAAACCAGCTGATAAAAAAGTGAATACAGTTGCAAAACGGACCACTAACCCTGTTGAACAACGGACAACTACTGCTGGGCCAGGCGGAAATAAACGAGGAGGTTACCGCGGTTCTCAAGGAACTCACGGCGGTTTCAATAAACGTAAGAAAAAAGGGAAAAAAGGCGAAACAAAACCAGTTGCACCACCAGTGCCGCGTAAATTTAAAGAATTACCAGAAGTATTGGTTTATTCTGATGGCATGACAGTGGCGGATATTTCTAAAAAGATCTATCGGGAACCGGCTGAAATCATCAAAAAACTTTTCTTACTAGGAGTCGTAGCTACTTTAAACCAAAGCCTAAGCAAAGATGCAATTGAATTACTTGCTGCGGAATATGGGATAGAAGCAGAAGAAAAAGTTGAAGTAGATGTTTCTGATTTAGATGTTTATTTCGAACAAGAGAAAAGCGAGGCACATCTTGCTACTCGTCCGCCTGTTGTAACGATTATGGGACATGTCGATCATGGGAAAACGACTTTGCTGGACTCATTAAGAAATACAAAAGTTAGTTTAGGCGAAGCAGGCGGTATCACACAACATATCGGTGCTTACCAAGTACAATCTAATGGAAAAACAATTACTTTCTTAGATACACCAGGACATGCGGCGTTTACAACCATGCGTGCTCGTGGAGCAGATGTCACAGATATCACGATTATTGTTGTGGCTGCTGATGATGGCGTTATGCCGCAAACAGTTGAAGCGATCAATCACGCTAAAGCGGCGGAAGTACCCATTATTGTAGCGGTAAATAAAGTTGATAAGCCTACTGCTAATCCGGAACGTGTGATGCAAGAATTAACTGAATATGGCTTGATTCCAGAATCATGGGGCGGAGATACCATATTCGTTGAAATTTCTGCTAAATTCGGACAAAATTTAGATGAGTTGTTAGAAATGATTTTATTAGTGGCTGAAGTCGAAGATCTAAAAGCTGACCCTAAACGTTTGGCAATAGGATCAGTGATAGAAGCTCGTTTAGATAAGAGCAAAGGACCGATTGCTACTTTACTTGTACAAGAAGGAACATTGCGTGTAGGTGATCCAATTGTAGTTGGGAACACTTATGGCCGAGTGCGGGTCATGGTTAATGAATTAGGCCGCCGTGTTAAAACAGCCGGTCCTTCTACCCCTGTAGAAATTACTGGTTTAAATGCAGCTCCTCAAGCGGGCGATCAGTTTGTTGTCTTTGAAGATGAGAAAACGGCACGGACTGTTGGAGAAACTCGTGCTCAAAAAGCTATGGCCAGCCAACGTTTAGCTACTAATCGTGTAACATTGGACAACCTCTTCTCAAGTTTAGAAGAAGGCGAATTAAAAGAAGTCAATGTTATTATAAAGGCAGATGTGCAAGGTTCTGCTGAGGCGTTATCTTCAAGTTTACAAAAAATTGAAGTAGAAGGCGTCCGTGTTAAAATCATTCATACGGCTGTTGGTGCTATCAATGAAAGTGACATCACGTTAGCTGCTGCAAGTAACGCGATTATTATCGGATTTAACGTACGACCAACTCCTCAAGCCAAAGAACAAGCGGAACAAGAAAAAATCGATATCCGTCTTCACCGGATCATTTATAATGCGATCGATGAGATTGAAACAGCTATGAAAGGGATGCTGGATCCGGAATACGAAGAACAAGTTACTGGACAAGTCGTTGTTCGTGAAACATTTAAAGTATCGAAAGTTGGAACAATTGCAGGTGGATTTGTAACAGAAGGACACATTTCACGCAACAGCAGCGTTCGCTTGATTCGAGACAATATTGTTATTTTTGAAGGCGAATTAGCAAGTTTGAAACGCTTCAAAGACGATGCGAAAGAAGTCAAAAAAGGTTTTGAATGTGGCTTTATGATTAAAGACTACAATGATCTTCAAGTAGACGATGTAGTTGAAGCATATGAAATGGTTGAAATTAAACGCAAATAA